In Macadamia integrifolia cultivar HAES 741 chromosome 13, SCU_Mint_v3, whole genome shotgun sequence, one DNA window encodes the following:
- the LOC122058844 gene encoding heat stress transcription factor A-3-like (The sequence of the model RefSeq protein was modified relative to this genomic sequence to represent the inferred CDS: added 107 bases not found in genome assembly) yields MRLPLSEIFILFVSDSSFSVVSMDRKEKSPPSAPSFSSSSIPPLPPPQSTTMAVSATLESGFPLSQPMIWPFSSSVRASSSLGMESRRDPLGESSIVAGLSSSSSSSSAFPSTKIEESSALNQSAPMVKDSKGAFSGVGLTLVTTGEREREFFGVPQPLESLQGSPIPPFLSKTYDLIEDRSLDPIISWGSSGETFVVWDPMEFARVILPRTFKHNNFSSFVRQLNTYGFRKIGTDRWEFANEEFIRGKRHLLKNIHRRKSSQSHQIGSYSESSVEAGKSGMENELERLRSEKNLMMQEVVTLQQEHCGTSQRLEAMKQRLQTAEQRQKQMVSFLAKLLQNPAFLARLQKKAERKEIGSPRVIRKFIKQQQQQPDHVKSDSPMEGQMVKYNPDWSSITSLGTQELEPVVYKQLPDYILEDMVGKLDFGASGLQVQIENVTSTEMQQDLIGPSDQMRVVALDSGPSGLEGKGKNVVSPQPEVSPEYDVSFLEDLAREKTFPGYAFPGAETMMRLEDIWSMGFDASGVASSSSLDVWDNLANYNVQHSGVPGGSSDLWDLSSQQAGGVSGIDKWLGDESALDDFDRKDEELKKDTSRSTDL; encoded by the exons ctcttcctcttcgattccaccactaccaccacctcaATCTACGACCATGGCTGTTTCTGCTACATTGGAGTCGGGATTCCCTCTTTCTCAGCCCATGATCTGGCCTTTCTCGTCTTCTGTAAGAGCTTCGTCCTCTTTGGGCATGGAATCTAGACGTGACCCGCTTGGAGAGAGCTCGATTGTCGCTGGTTTatcgtcttcgtcttcgtcttcttctgcTTTTCCTTCTACAAAGATTGAAGAGTCTTCTGCATTGAATCAGTCTGCTCCTATGGTTAAGGATTCTAAAGGGGCTTTTTCTGGAGTAGGTCTTACATTGGTGACGACtggtgagagggagagagaattttttggGGTTCCTCAACCCCTTGAATCCCTTCAAGGGAGTCCCATTCCTCCATTCCTTTCCAAGACTTACGATTTGATTGAAGACCGGTCTCTGGATCCAATTATATCGTGGGGTTCGAGCGGTGAGACTTTCGTGGTTTGGGACCCTATGGAGTTTGCGAGGGTCATCCTTCCCCGGACTTTCAAGCACAACAATTTCTCCAGTTTTGTCCGGCAGCTCAATACTTAT GGATTCCGCAAAATCGGCACTGATCGCTGGGAGTTTGCCAATGAAGAATTCATACGGGGTAAGAGGCATTTATTGAAGAACATCCATAGGCGCAAGTCCTCTCAGTCGCATCAGATTGGCAGCTATTCCGAGTCTTCTGTTGAAGCAGGGAAATCTGGAATGGAAAATGAATTAGAGAGGTTGAGGAGTGAGAAGAATTTGATGATGCAGGAAGTTGTAACACTGCAGCAGGAGCACTGTGGAACATCTCAGCGGCTAGAGGCAATGAAGCAGAGGCTCCAGACAGCAGAGCAGAGACAAAAGCAGATGGTCTCATTTTTGGCAAAATTGCTTCAGAATCCAGCATTCTTAGCTCGTCTTCAGAAAAAGGCAGAACGGAAAGAGATCGGTTCTCCTAGGGTCATAAGGAAATTCATcaagcagcaacagcagcaacCAGACCATGTTAAATCTGATTCCCCCATGGAAGGGCAGATGGTGAAGTATAATCCTGATTGGAGTAGCATTACATCTTTGGGAACACAAGAATTAGAACCAGTTGTGTATAAGCAACTTCCTGATTATATCTTAGAAGATATGGTGGGGAAACTAGATTTTGGTGCATCAGGCTTGCAGGTTCAAATTGAAAATGTCACTTCTACTGAAATGCAGCAAGACCTCATTGGGCCCTCAGATCAGATGAGGGTGGTGGCATTGGACTCGGGACCTAGCGGACTAGAGGGCAAAGGAAAGAATGTGGTGAGCCCCCAACCTGAAGTTAGCCCTGAATATGATGTATCTTTCTTAGAGGATTTGGCTCGGGAAAAGACATTTCCAGGCTATGCATTCCCAGGAGCCGAGACCATGATGAGACTGGAGGATATATGGAGCATGGGTTTTGATGCCAGTGGTGTTGCATCTAGTTCTAGCCTTGATGTCTGGGATAATCTTGCTAACTACAATGTACAACATTCGGGAGTCCCTGGTGGGTCCTCAGATCTCTGGGACCTGAGTTCACAGCAAGCAGGGGGAGTTTCAGGAATTGACAAGTGGCTGGGTGATGAGTCTGCTTTGGATGATTTTGACAGGAAGGATGAAGAGCTAAAAAAAGATACTTCTAGGAGTACAGATCTTTAG